From Deltaproteobacteria bacterium PRO3, the proteins below share one genomic window:
- the phnE gene encoding phosphonate ABC transporter, permease protein PhnE: MSEATYPTTWTKPKLIPSPVKRYGLYVLIAVYLALAVRDIEFDWGRMTVGLERGWAFLSGFFHPDLRSRWEEIVIGMKESLTMTVVASVAGILISVPFGLGAAKNISHPVVYFFCRTVIAFSRSFQEVIIAILFVAMFGFGPFAGFLTIVVATIGFLGKLIAEAIEDIDPAQVEAIRATGASWGQTFNYGVQPQIMPRFVGLCMYRLDINFRESAVVGIVGAGGIGATLNTAIERYEFDVAAGILLLIIAIVIALEYASAFVRKRAQ, translated from the coding sequence ATGAGCGAGGCGACTTACCCGACAACCTGGACCAAACCCAAGCTGATCCCCAGCCCGGTCAAGCGCTACGGCCTCTACGTCTTGATCGCGGTTTATTTAGCCTTGGCCGTCCGCGACATCGAGTTCGACTGGGGCCGCATGACCGTGGGCCTGGAGCGCGGCTGGGCCTTTCTCTCGGGATTTTTCCATCCCGACCTCCGCTCGCGATGGGAAGAGATCGTCATCGGGATGAAGGAAAGCCTGACGATGACCGTCGTCGCCAGCGTGGCGGGGATCCTGATCTCGGTCCCCTTTGGCCTGGGCGCCGCCAAAAACATCTCGCATCCGGTCGTTTACTTTTTCTGCCGGACGGTCATCGCCTTTTCGCGCAGCTTTCAGGAAGTGATCATCGCGATCCTCTTCGTCGCCATGTTCGGCTTCGGGCCCTTCGCGGGCTTTCTCACCATCGTGGTCGCCACCATCGGTTTCCTCGGCAAGCTCATCGCCGAGGCCATCGAGGACATCGACCCGGCGCAGGTCGAGGCGATCCGTGCGACGGGGGCCTCCTGGGGCCAGACCTTCAACTACGGCGTGCAGCCCCAGATCATGCCCCGCTTCGTCGGCCTCTGCATGTACCGGCTCGACATCAACTTCCGCGAGTCCGCCGTGGTCGGCATCGTCGGCGCCGGCGGGATCGGAGCCACCCTGAACACCGCCATCGAGCGCTACGAGTTCGACGTGGCGGCGGGGATCCTCCTGCTGATCATCGCGATCGTGATCGCCCTGGAGTACGCCTCGGCCTTTGTCCGAAAGAGGGCGCAATGA
- the phnC gene encoding phosphonate ABC transporter ATP-binding protein has translation MLEIEKLTKKYPTGDLALTDVSLAVPAGQLVGLIGPSGAGKSTLIRCVNRLVEPSSGSIRLNGEDLTRFGKRRLREARRRIGMIFQEHALMERLTVMENVLSGRLGYVGFWKSFFRKFPGESVAEAFKILDRVGLGAFPNKRADALSGGQRQRVGIARALLQNPDLLLVDEPTASLDPKTSRQIMRLICELCAERGLSAIVNIHDVPLAQAYLPRIVGLKAGRIVYDGPAQGLTPEVLTRIYGEEDWAKTERSEDEEGAGEQETLKVEKVLEAS, from the coding sequence ATGCTTGAGATCGAGAAGCTCACCAAGAAATACCCGACCGGCGATCTCGCCCTGACCGACGTCAGCCTCGCGGTGCCCGCGGGCCAGCTGGTGGGATTGATCGGCCCCTCGGGTGCGGGCAAATCCACGCTCATCCGCTGCGTCAACCGGTTGGTCGAACCCAGCTCCGGCAGCATCCGGCTCAACGGCGAGGACCTCACCCGCTTTGGCAAGCGCCGGCTGCGCGAGGCGCGGCGGCGCATCGGGATGATCTTCCAAGAGCACGCCCTGATGGAGCGTCTGACCGTGATGGAGAACGTCCTCTCCGGGCGCCTGGGCTACGTGGGTTTCTGGAAGAGCTTCTTTCGCAAGTTCCCCGGCGAAAGCGTCGCCGAGGCCTTCAAGATCCTCGACCGCGTCGGGCTGGGCGCCTTCCCCAACAAGCGCGCCGACGCCCTGAGCGGCGGCCAGCGCCAGCGCGTCGGCATCGCCCGCGCCCTGCTGCAAAATCCCGACCTGCTTTTGGTCGACGAGCCCACCGCGAGCCTCGACCCCAAGACCTCGCGGCAGATCATGCGCCTGATCTGCGAGCTCTGCGCCGAGCGCGGGCTCTCCGCCATCGTCAACATCCACGACGTGCCGCTGGCCCAGGCCTATCTGCCGCGGATCGTCGGGCTCAAGGCCGGCAGGATCGTCTACGACGGCCCGGCCCAAGGCCTGACGCCGGAGGTGCTCACCCGGATCTACGGCGAGGAGGATTGGGCCAAGACCGAGCGCTCCGAGGACGAGGAGGGCGCCGGGGAGCAGGAGACCCTGAAGGTGGAAAAAGTTCTCGAGGCGTCATGA